A genome region from Akkermansiaceae bacterium includes the following:
- a CDS encoding bifunctional metallophosphatase/5'-nucleotidase produces MPTDLSRRHFIATGAAWAAGRALAGAATAQDHRTISIIHTTDLHGHILPTQTYSGQEDLGGFARCATQIRLWRKQNPDSLLVDVGDLYQGTAASFHNEGRLFVDLLANFGYDAWTLGNHDFDWGPEVLENNIKAAKIPILTANINGAPEKVIPWRMREVGGFKIALIGLVTPGLPFWLMPETLGGFAATDPVLALKKSIAQARSAKADAIVVLGHYGQLKEDDFANPLRHTLTEAPGADIFIAGHTHKHIPSLEIGGTLYTQANYFGIHCGKVDLTFDVHTRKLIAKTAVTEYMDKRFDLDPGVINLSQPELKTAEEQLARVLTTLKEPIPGKKRDSPLARLLCQSISDALRRNKTPADAIFHGTFGTPEIPAGPVTVADAWEILPYENTLVTATITPAQLLEIIAEDRKTYSDRTLWPYEIVWEKRTPVRILNEGKDLPADKPVTIAFNSYDSQSGGRKLMRLREIVYLPSSNRQAIDINTRDALIESLLNS; encoded by the coding sequence ATGCCGACCGATCTTTCCCGCCGCCATTTCATAGCCACCGGTGCCGCATGGGCTGCGGGCAGGGCGCTGGCAGGTGCAGCGACCGCGCAGGACCACAGGACGATCTCCATTATCCACACCACCGATCTCCACGGCCATATCCTGCCGACGCAAACCTACTCCGGGCAGGAGGATCTCGGCGGCTTCGCGAGATGTGCGACGCAGATCCGACTCTGGAGAAAGCAGAACCCAGATTCCTTGCTCGTCGACGTCGGAGACCTCTACCAGGGCACCGCCGCATCCTTCCACAACGAAGGCCGCCTCTTCGTCGATCTGCTTGCAAACTTCGGATACGATGCCTGGACACTTGGCAACCACGACTTCGACTGGGGCCCGGAGGTTTTGGAAAACAATATCAAGGCGGCAAAGATCCCCATCCTCACCGCGAACATCAACGGTGCGCCGGAAAAGGTCATCCCGTGGCGGATGCGCGAGGTTGGAGGTTTTAAGATCGCCCTGATCGGCCTCGTCACCCCCGGCCTGCCCTTCTGGCTGATGCCGGAAACCCTCGGCGGATTCGCAGCGACGGATCCGGTGCTCGCTTTGAAAAAATCCATCGCTCAGGCACGCTCCGCAAAGGCGGACGCCATCGTCGTGCTAGGCCACTACGGCCAGCTCAAGGAGGATGATTTCGCAAACCCCCTCCGCCACACCCTCACCGAGGCACCCGGCGCGGACATCTTTATTGCCGGCCACACCCACAAGCACATCCCATCGCTGGAGATCGGCGGCACGCTCTACACCCAGGCGAACTACTTCGGCATCCACTGCGGGAAAGTCGATCTCACCTTCGATGTGCATACACGCAAGCTCATCGCGAAAACCGCGGTCACGGAATACATGGACAAGCGCTTCGATCTCGATCCCGGCGTGATCAACCTTTCCCAGCCGGAGCTGAAAACAGCGGAGGAACAGCTCGCCCGTGTCCTCACCACGCTCAAAGAACCCATCCCCGGCAAGAAACGCGATAGCCCCCTGGCCCGCCTGCTCTGCCAGAGCATTTCCGATGCCCTGCGCCGCAACAAAACCCCGGCAGACGCCATCTTCCACGGCACCTTTGGCACCCCGGAGATCCCCGCAGGCCCCGTCACGGTGGCAGATGCATGGGAGATCCTGCCTTACGAAAACACCCTCGTCACCGCCACCATCACTCCAGCTCAGTTGTTGGAAATCATCGCGGAGGACAGGAAAACTTACTCGGACAGAACCCTGTGGCCGTATGAGATCGTTTGGGAAAAACGCACGCCCGTCCGCATCCTCAACGAGGGCAAAGACCTCCCCGCAGACAAGCCGGTCACCATCGCATTCAACTCCTACGACTCCCAGTCCGGCGGGCGGAAACTCATGCGCCTCCGGGAGATCGTTTACCTGCCTTCCTCAAATCGGCAGGCCATCGATATCAACACCCGCGACGCGCTTATCGAAAGCCTGCTGAATTCATAA